The following nucleotide sequence is from Pseudobutyrivibrio ruminis HUN009.
CTACTAGAAACTCTTATTCATGTCTACATATCCTTTGATACCTGGAACAGAACCCTTGCTTGAGTACTGCCAAATATTCTTTCTGCCAGAATATGTACATTGTGTATTATATTGTGCAATCCAAACGCTGCATGAGCCTGGAATTGAGTTTGCATCCATCAAGCTTATCATCCAGTTTTTGCTACAGTAAACACCTGCTTTGTAGCCAGATGATTGAACTGTTGAAACGAATGCATTAAGGATTGCCATTCGCTGTGCTGTTGAAAGTGAGCCCTGTCCACGAACCTTGTCCTCCATATCGATGAAGATTGGGTATGAACATCCGCCTGCCTTCTGAGCCATAGCTACTGCCATTGATGCTTCCTGAACAGCCTCTGCCTCATTGAGGGCAGTTGAGTAAATGTATACACCTACGCTTACTCCATTTGCTTTTGCTCCAGACATATTCTTGTAGAAATATGGATCCTCGTGGAGCTGTCCATCATACATTCCTCTGTATCCGCAACGAACGATAGCAAATGAAACTGCTGACTTAGCCTGTGACCAGTCGATGTTTGTCTGATACTTAGAAACATCAATACCTGTTCCCTTGTTTGCTAAAACGCCATCTGTTCCGAAATCGTAGCTAACACCCTGGATTACCTGAGTGCCTGTTACCTTATTGCCGTTCTTGTCGAAGTAGTATGTATTGCCATCAATTGACTGCCAACCATAGTATGTATAGCTAGCTTCTTTATAATAGAACTTCTTACCTTTTTCGTAATCGGCTGCAGTTGCTTCTTTTGTGCACTGCTCATCAACATAAAGCTGGTTGCCAGCTGCATCCTTAAGCTTTTCTGTAGAATCGCCTGAGCCATATCCTGATACTGTGTATGTGACAGCAAGTGTGCTATCTGTAGCTCCATCAGAGAATGTTGCTACACCCTTAAGTGTATAGTCTCCATCCTTTGTAACCTTGAAAGTACCACTTCCATTTGACATTGTAACAGCTGCGCCATTTATTGTGACATTACCAACATTTGCAGAAGCTTTGATTGTGAATGTGCCCGCTGAGTAGCTCATATCCAAGGTAGCTTCTTCTTTGGTTGTGGTAGTTGTTGTCTTTTTGTATGTGAATGTAACTGTTATATCACTAGTACCAACAGTACCTTTTGCTGGTGTAGTTGATGTTAATGTATAGCCTGTGATTGTTGGTGCCACATATTCGTATGTTGCACCTTCTTCTTTTGTCTCAGTGATTGCGTTGTAACCAGAAATTTCATTTCCTGCCTCGTCTACATACTTAACAGTGATTGTATGCTTTGGCTTTGATGCTGGAGTCTGACTTCCAGAGCCTGATTCAGTACCACCAGTGCTGCCTCCTGCCGATCCAGAACCTGAGCCATTACCAGCATCGCTGCCTCCTGCCGATCCAGAACCTGAGTCATTACCAGCATCGCTGCCTCCTGCTGAACCAGAACCTGAGCCATTACCTGTATTACCAGTATTGCCTGTATCAGTAGTTGGTGTACCACCTGTTTCTGTATTTGCAGTATCATCAGCCTTATCCGCACTCTGACCGCCTTCATCACTTACAGTAGCCACCATAGTAGCCTTCATCATAAGTGCATCGATGTAATCAAGCTTACTAGCTGCGGCAACATAACCCTTTGTTCTTAAGTAGCGTGATGCTGTCTTAACAACATCGTGTGTTACCTTTGTGATACCACCACTCTTTGCAGCGGCCTTGCTTGTGCTTGCTGTGCTCTTTGGAGCAACTGCCTCGGCCTGCTTAACCTCACCTGAGCCGTTTTCAACCTTCTTAGATTCAACGTACTCAACTGTATCTGTAAGCTTGTTCTCTACTGGAACCTCTGCAGCGGCAGCCTTCTGTCCATCCTCGGAAGCCACATCCTTCTTAATCTGCTTTGTGATTTCCTTCTGAACCTTGAACTCTACCTTATCCTTTACATTAGCTGCAGTAGTGTATGTTGTAGGCTCGTAGCTAACTTCTGTGTCCAAGTCGTTTACTAAGCAAAGTACATAGTCGCCAGGCTCCATCTCTGTCTGAGTGATTACACCGTCCATATCATCGTCTGTATAAACAGTACCCTCTGCCTCATTAACAGCTACTGTGTAAGCCTGAACTGCTGTCTCTTTATCAAGATATAAAAGATACAATGGATCTGAGCTGATGTCTCCAGTCTGTGTCTCTACAACATCACCGTTTTCATCTGTGACAGTGACTGCAGCGTTTCTATCCTGAAGAATCTGCATTATCTGGAACGAGTTAGTTGGTATTGTAACTGTTGCCTCATTGCTTGCAGTCTCTGTTGTATCTTCTGAACTGTCTTCTGATGACTCTTCTGAATCATCCTTAGAGAAGTCAATCTCTTCTCCGTCCACTGGGAGGGCATCGCTTTCTTCTTCAGAACCTGTTTCCTCTGTGTCTGTAGAGAAGTCATAATCCTTTGTGTACTCAGCAATCTGAGCATCAATATCCTTGATTGCATCAACATATGACTGGAGGCTTTCCGCATTTTCCTCAGTCAAAAGCTTTACTTCAAAAGGAATTCCTGTGATAGGATTGTCGTTCTCGTCCGAGATGTAGATTGTCAAATCCTTCTCTAATGATTCACTTGTGATTTTTACATTAACAAATTCTGGGATATAGACATCATTATTAGCAGCCTGCTCTGTGACCTCTACAACCTCAACTGGCTCTTCATCGTCAGTAACAAGATTGTAAACACCATAACCGCCTGCACCTGCCGCTGTAACACCAACAGCACTGGCAACAGCAATACTGGCCGCCTTATGCGATGCTATAAAGAATTTCAAACTCTCCCATAATTCTTCCATTTTATAATTCTCCCAAATAAAACCTATGCGTTAATATTTCTCTCTGCGCAGTAATCCTTAAATGATGCGTTTACCTTATCTTTTTCTGAAAGGATTAAATCTGCCTCTGTCATTCCCTCTGGGATTGGCCACTGAACAGCGATATCTGGATCGTTGTACATAAGACCGCCCTCATCGTTTGGATGATAGAAATCAGTAACCTTGTAGCAGAACTCTGCATAGTCGCTGACTACTAAGAATCCATGAGCAAATCCCTTTGGAATCATGAACTGCTTTTTATTTTCTTCTGAAAGAAGAATTCCATAGTGCTTTCCAAATGTAGCTGATCCCTGGCGGAGGTCAACTGCTACATCATAAACTTCACCTTTGATTACACGAACAAGCTTGTCCTGTGGGAAGTTCTTTTGGAAATGAAGACCACGAAGTACGCCCTTCTTGCTTGCAGACTGATTGTCCTGTACAAATACATAATCAAGTCCTTCAGCCTTCATATCATTTTCGTTGTATGTCTCCATGAAATAGCCTCTTTCGTCGCCGAAGACTTTTGGAGTTATTACACAAAGACCCTCTATTCCATTTACGTTCTTTTCAACTGTAATTGCCATTTTTTACTCTACACTTTCTAAGTTCTACGCTTGTTACGCTCTCAAGCCTAAGTATTACTTCATTCGACTACATGTCTCATTCAGTAACACTTAGAGCTTGATAGCTACAAGCTTAATTTTTTATAAACCGTTGCTTACGTCTACTAAGTATTTACCATACTCGGTTTTCATGAGTGGCTCGGCGAGCTTAAGGAGTTGCTCCTTGTTGATGAAGCCACGCTTGAATGCGATTTCCTCGATGCATGATACATACATACCCTGGCGCTTCTGGAATGTGCTAACGAATTCAGCAGCTGCAAGAAGCATGTCGTGGTTTCCTGTATCAAGCCATGCAAATCCACGGCCGAGTGTCTCAACGTGAAGATTTCCACGGTTTAAGTATTCGTTGTTAACAGCTGTAATTTCTAGCTCACCACGTGCTGATGGCTTAATTGTCTTTGCGATTTCTACTACTGAGTTGTCGTAGAAGTAAAGACCTGGAACTGCGTAGTTGCTCTTTGGCTGAGCTGGCTTTTCTTCGATAGAAATAGCTACGCCGTTCTCGTCGAACTCAACAACGCCGTACTCTCTTGGGTCACGAACATAGTAACCGAAGATTGTAGCGCCTGGCTCTGTCTCTGTACGGTGTGCTGCTGTCTGAAGCACCTTTGAGAATGACTGGCCATAGAAAATGTTATCGCCAAGTACAAGTGCTACAGCATCTTTGCCGATGAAATCTGCGCCGATGATAAATGCCTCAGCAAGTCCGTTTGGAGCTTCCTGAACAGCATACTGAATATCCATACCAAGCTGGCTACCATCACCGAGAAGCTCCTCGAATACTGGAAGATCTCTTGGTGTAGAGATGATAAGCACTTCACGAATGCCTGCAAGCATAAGTGTAGATAATGGATAATAAATCATTGGCTTATCATAAATTGGCATAATCTGCTTTGAAATAGCTTTTGTAAGTGGGTAAAGTCTAGTGCCTGATCCACCTGCTAAAATAATACCTTTCATATTTCCTCCTAATCTCTAATCCGCATGTTACGCTCTCAAGCCTTGTAAAGCTTCGCTCGACAACACGTCTCGCTTAAGCATTCACAAGAGCTAGATAGCTACATGCTCATTAAAACTCTTCCTCAACCACTGACAATGCAGCCATAACGACCTTGTCCATGTCGTAGTATTTGTACTGACCAAGACGGCCTCCAAAGATAACACCTGACTCGCTTGATGCAAGCTTTGCATATTCTTCGTAAACTGCATTATTCTTATCGTTATTTACTGGGTAATAAGGCTCAACGCCTGGCTGCCACTCGCTTGAGTATTCCTTTGAAATGATTGTGGTAGGCTGTGTGCCAAACTCAAAGTGCTTGTGCTCGATGATACGAGTGTATGGCACATCGGCTGCAGTGTAGTTTACAACTGCGTTGCCCTGGTAGTTGTCACAATCGATTTTTTCTGTCTCAAATCGAACTGAGCGATATTCCAAATCGCCATAGCAGCTATTGTAATACTCATCAATCTGGCCTGTGAAAACAAGCTTATTCCATGAAACCTGGCTACCGTCATTGAGAGTTCCCTCTGTAGACTTTGGTGCGTTTTCTACGCCGCCAACCATATCGAAGAAATCCTGTTCAAGAACAACGTCTGCGCCCTGAAGCATCTTTTCAACAATCTGGGTGTAACCGCCCATTGGGATTCCCTGGAATCTATCGTTAAAGTAGTTGTTGTCGTATGTAAATCTAAGTGGCAATCTCTTGATGATGAAAGCTGGAAGCTCGTCGCATGGACGTCCCCACTGCTTCTGTGTGTAGCCCTTAATGAGCTTTTCGTATACATCTGTTCCAACAAGAGAAAGTGCCTGTTCTTCCAAATTCTTTGGCTCTGTGATGTTTAGCTCCTTGATCTGATCTGCAATCTTAGCCTTTGCCTCTGCAGGAGTCTTGATGCCCCACATCTTTGAGAATGTGTTCATGTTGAATGGAAGATTGTAAAGCTCGTCGCCGTAAACGGCAACTGGGGAATTGATGTAGTTGTTGAACTCAGCAAACTGGTTCATGTATTCCCAAATCTTTTTGTCGCTAGTGTGGAAGATGTGCGCGCCATAAACATGCACATTAATTCCATCTTCTTCTTTTGTATAAATATTTCCGGCTATGTGGTTGCGTCGGTCAATCACAAGAACAGACTTGCCGCGCTGCATTGCCTCATAAGCAAATACAGCGCCAAAAAGACCTGCACCGACCACTAAGTAATCGTATTTTTTCATATTATTTTCCTGAATACATATCTGTATAGTATTTCTGGTAGTCACCGCTTGTTACGTTCTTCATCCACTCCTCGTGCTCGAAGAACCACTTGATTGTCTTCTTGATTCCCTCTTCGAAGCATGTCTCTGGATACCAGCCTACTGCTTCCTTAATCTTGTCTGGAGCAATAGCGTAACGACGATCATGGCCCTTACGGTCTGTAACATACTTGATAAGGTTCTCAGATACGAGCTCCTTACGTGGATCTCCCTCTGGAAGCATCTCCTGAAGTGTATCAAGGATGATGTGGATAATCTGGATGTTCTGCTTCTCGTTGTGACCACCGATGTTGTATGTCTCAAAAAGCTTACCCTGCTCCTGAACCATATCGATTCCCTTAGCGTGATCCTCTACGTATAACCAGTCACGAACGTTCTTTCCATCACCGTATACTGGAAGGTCCTTGCCCTGAAGCGCATTGTTGATGATAAGCGGAATGAGCTTCTCTGGGAACTGGTAAGGGCCATAGTTGTTAGAGCAGTTTGTAATGTTTGCAGGGAACTTGTATGTATCCATGTAAGCCTTTACAAGCATGTCTGATGAAGCCTTTGAAGCTGAGTATGGTGAATGTGGATCGTATGGGCTTGTCTCATAGAAGAAAGCGTTGTCATCATCTGGAAGTGATCCGTAAACTTCGTCTGTTGAAACGTGAAGGAACTTCTTGCCTTCCTTGAATGTGCCGTCAGGAAGCTCCCAAGCTTCCTTTGCACAGTTAAGCATTACAGCTGTACCGAGTACGTTTGTCTGTACGAAAACTTCTGGATTCTTGATTGAACGGTCAACGTGTGACTCAGCTGCAAAATGAACAACTCTATCGATGTCATTCTCAGCAAAGATCTTGCGGATAGCTTCCTTATCGCAAATATCAGCCTTTACGAATGTATAGTTGTCGCGATTTTCAACGTCCTTGAGGTTCTCAAGGTTACCTGCATATGTAAGCTTATCTACGTTGATGATTCTGATTTCATTATCATATTTCTTAAACATGTAATGAATGTAATTTGAGCCGATGAAACCAGCTCCACCTGTTACTAAATATGTTCTCATTTTCTAACCCTTTCTCGCTATTTTTTCTCTACTTTTTCTAAGCTCCCGCAGGGCACCCTCCGCACTCTCGTGTGGGTCCTCCCGCCGGCGTAGGCCCTCCCACACTCGGCACGGTATCCCCTGCTCGCGCTCTCCAAGTTGTAATAAAAAATAGCTACTTAAAATTCTAATTCAATACTATTTATAATAATTGTTCATTCGAACAACGATTAACGTTAAATATTTATTAAACGCGTGAAAAAGGTTTCATGCGTCCATTAACGGTTTATGCGAGGTATTCGCGGAGGGCGTCCTTCCAGTCGGCCATCTTGTAGCCGCTTGTAAGACGAAGCATGTAGTTGTCGAGGATGCTGTAGTGAGGTCTATCGGCACTAGCTGGGTTCATCTTTTTGTACTCCTCGCTAGTAACGTGGTTGACCTTTACATTGATTCCCTTGAGCTTGAAGATTTCCTCTGTGAAATCTGCCCAGTTTGTGTCACCTTCGCATGTGCCATGGAAAATACCATAGTTTTCTGTAGGCTCAAGGTGGTGAATCATGCGGGCAAGCTCAACTGCAGATGTTGGCGAACCAAGCTGGTCGCAAACAACTGAAAGCTCATCATGTGTCTCTGCAAGAGAAAGCATAGTTTTAACGAAGTTCTTGCCATCGCCGTAGAGCCAAGCTGTACGTACGATAAACCACTTGTCTGCGAACTGCTGAACAAACTTTTCACCTTCGTATTTTGTCTTGCCATAAGCACTGATTGGTGCTGGCTGATCAAACTCAGTGATAGGCTTTGTTGCGTTGCCAGGGAAAACATAGTCTGTGCTAACATGCACAAGCTTTGCTCCTACCTTTGAAGCTGCAATCGCCAAGTTTCTAGGACCAAGTGCATTAAGCTTGTAAGCAAAATCCCAGTCCTTTTCGCATCCATCTACGTTTGTAGCTGCTGCGCAGTTGATGATAACATCTGGCTTCTTATCTTCTACGAAGCTAAGAACTTCTTCCAGGTCCATAATGTTGAGCGGAGAAATCTTTTCTCCCTCTACTACGTCTGTGAGTATGAATTCTACTTCAGTTCCATACTCCTTCTGAATGGCACGACCAAGCTGGCCGTTACATCCTGTTACTAAAATCTTTCTCATTTTATTTCCTCTTTAACTTTATGCAAATAGTTTGCTATTTTAAATGTCTTTAGCTTTCGCTATAAGACGATTATAAGCACTAAACATACTGCGAATTGATGCACGTGTAATGTTTGAGCTTACGCCAACACCAAATGTGGTGTTGCCATGACGCTCGTCGCGCATCTCGATGTATGCTGCAGCCTTTGCTCCAGAACCTTGTGCTTGAGCAAGTGTATGCTCGGTGTAGTCAATAAGTGAGAAGTCAAGCTCTGGTATGCACTGCTTGATTGCAAGCTTAACAGCATCGATAGGACCATTTCCTTCAGCCTCTGAGTGGAATTTTTCTCCGTGGTAGCTGAAGTCAAGAATAGCAACTGTATCATCTGTATCCTTGTCGTCCTTGATAACAACATATTCCAGTGTAAGTGGCTCCTTGTTTTCCAAGTACTGAGACTTGAATGCCTCCATAATGCGCTGAGGTGTAACCTCTCCGCCCTGCTTTTCTGAAATGTACTGAACAACGTCAGCAAATTCACGCTGCATCTTCTTTGGAAGCTTGTAGCCGTATACTGTATCCATAACGAAAGCAACGCCGCCCTTTCCAGACTGGCTGTTGATACGAACCACTGGCTCGTACTTTCTTCCGATATCAGCTGGATCGATTGGAAGATATGGGACCTCCCAATACATGTTTTGGCGATTGCGCATTGCTGCAACGCCCTTGTTGATAGCATCCTGATGTGAACCAGAGAAAGCTGTAAATACAAGCTCTCCTGCATAAGGATGTCTTGCATCGGTAGGCATCTTTGTGACTCTCTCACATACCTCCACGATTTCTTTTATATCATCAAGCTCAAGCTCAGGATTTACACCCTGAGAGAACATGTTGTAAGCAATTGTAAGAATATCTACATTACCTGTACGCTCACCATTTCCAAGAAGTGTGCCTTCTACGCGGTCCGCACCTGCAAGAAGTCCAAGCTCTGTGATGGCAACACCTGTTCCTCTATCGTTGTGTGGATGGATTGAGAGGATGATGTTTTCTCTGTCTTTGAAATGAGTGCTCATCCATTCAATCTGGTCTGCGTAGACATTTGGTGTGTTCATTTCTACTGTAGCTGGCAGGTTGAAGATGATAGGTGCATCTGTTGCATGATTCCATGTATCCTGGACAGCTGTACAAATATCAAGGGCGAACTCTACCTCTGTGCCGGTGAATGATTCTGGTGAATACTCCAGCTGAAGGTTGCCGTTGTAGCGGTCAAGTCTGTCCTTTACCATCTGTGTGCCTGCTTTGGCAATTTCGATAATCTCGTCTTTGTCTGCATTAAAAACCACATCTCTTTGAAGAGTAGATGTGGAATTGTAAATGTGGAAAATTACATTTGGTATTCCCTGAATTGCCTCAAAAGTGCGGTCAATCAGTTCCTCGCGGCACTGTGAAAGCACCTGAACTTTAACATCTGAAGGGATTTTATTTTCCTTAACAAGTTGTCTTAAAAAGTCGAATTCGATTTGGCTAGCTGCAGGGAAGCCAATCTCGATTTCTTTGAAGCCTAATTTTAGTAGGAGGTCGAATAGTTCCATTTTTTCGTCGACATTCATTGGCTCGACGAGGGCTTGGTTGCCGTCACGTAGGTCTACTGAGCACCAAATTGGAGCTTTGGTGATCTGCTTGTTAGGCCATGTACGCTGTGGAAACTCTAACACTGGGTTTGCTTTGTAACGCTTGTAGTTCAACATTATTCTTCCTCCTAGTATTTAATTATTGTCTGTTATTCTCCTAATCCCGATTCGATAGAAGAAATTATATCTTCTAAGGCTTCGTTTTCGTCATCACCATCACAGATGATAGTGATTTCTTCGCCTGCTTTGACGCAAGCACCTAAAACGCCAAGTACTGATTTGGCATTTGCTTCATAGTGATTATCCGTTGTGAATGTAACCTTTGATTTATATTTCATGGCTGTTTCGCAAAGAACCCCTGCAGGTCTAAGATGCAAGCCAGTTGCATTCACAATCTTTACCTTTTTTGAAACCATATCAATTATCCTAGTTTACAACATTGTATTAGTAATTAACTCAGCCAGTGCATGTGCATCTGCATCGATTTCTTCCTGATTCTTGCCTTCAATCATAACACGAACGAGTGGCTCTGTGCCTGATGGACGGATGAGTACACGTCCTTCACCAGCAAACTTAGCCTCAAGCTCTCCGATTGCCTTTGCAATTTCAGGATACTCCATATAGCTTTCCTTCTTGTGGTTTGGAACCTTTGCATTGACAAGTGCCTGAGGTAATACTTCCATAATAGATGCAAGCTCAGAAAGTGACTTGCCTGTCTCCACAAGAACTCTGAGTAGGTGAAGGGCTGAAAGAAGTCCATCACCTGTGGTGTTGTCATCTAAGAAGATAACGTGACCACTCTGCTCGCCGCCGATATTATAACCGTTCGCAAGCATATTTTCCAAAACATATCTATCGCCAACCTTTGTTGACTCAACATTGATGCCCTGTTCCTTTGCCATCAAAGTGAATCCAAGGTTTGTCATTACTGTAACTACACATGTGTTTTTCTTAAGTGTGCCCTTATCCTTCATGTGCTTTGCACAGATAGCCATTACCTGGTCGCCATCAACAAGACGTCCCTTTTCATCTACAGCTAGCATTCTGTCGGCATCACCATCGAATGCAAGACCGATGTGAGCGTTTTCTGCAACAACACGAGCCTTTAGCTCATCCATGTGTGTGCTTCCGCAGTTTGAGTTGATGTTTGTTCCATCTGGATTGTTGTGGATTGTGATAAGCTCTGCGCCCATTTCTGAAAGGCAAGCAACGCTAGTTCTGTAAGAAGCGCCCTCTGCACAGTCGATAACAATCTTTAATCCTGATAAATCGATAGGTACTGTCTGCTTTAAGAAATCAACGTACTCACGACCAAGGTCGAATCTGAAATCTACCTTACCGATTTCTGCGCCAGTTGGAAGGCTGATGCCCTTCATATCGCTCTCGATAAGCTCCTGGATTTCATCCTCAAGAGCGTCTGAAAGCTTGAAGCCTTCGCCATTGAAGAACTTGATTCCGTTGAATTCCATTGGGTTGTGGCTGGCAGAAATAACAACTCCTGCATCTACCTTGTGCTTACGTGTAAGGTAAGCGATTGCTGGTGTAGGTAAAACTCCTACGTATACTGCATTTGCGCCAACTGAGCAGATACCACTCATAAGTGCTGAAGCAAGCATTGTTCCAGAAATACGTGTATCGCATCCTACGATGATTGTAGGCTGATGTGATGCTTCTTTTGTAAGTACGTAAGCGCCTGCCTGACCCAAAGCCTTTGCAAGCTCAATAGTAAGTTCTGAGCCAGCAACACCTCTGACTCCATCTGTTCCAAATAATCTTCCCATATTACTCCTCTGAATTTTCTGTTGCCGCTGATGTATCTTCTATAACGGTAACTGTCACCGATGTATTTTGAATGGTGACTCCTTCAATATTTTCAAACTGAACAACAACTGTCTGTGATTCACCAACTGTAAGGTTGGTGCAATCAATAGTGCCCTTGATAGCTGTTGCGTCTAAAGCTGCTAACATATCTGTTGTACCAAACACGTTAACCTGTACCGAAGTAACATCCAGTGAAACTGCAAGTCCTTCAGGTATGTTTATAAGTGAGATGTTGTCTGCGCTGACTTCTGCTGTGGAAGCTGTTTCGCCAGACATCAACACATATATTGTAACCTTTGATGACGAGCCATCTGCCAAAGTGACGCCTTCTGGCAAGTAAGACGAAATGTCTACTGTGGTGGTAAATGAACCTGTCAAATCTGAAAGGTTAATAACTGTATCAGGTATGGTGATAGATGTAACATCATTGAGTGCTGTAACATCACCTTTTATGCCGACTGATGATGGATCAGTTTTTATTGAATCAAGTGTAAGATGTGGTGATAATGTGCCACTTGTTTTAACTACTAAATCTACTGTTTTGATATTAGAAAATACAACACTAACGCTAACCGTAGGTACCGAAAGGGTCAGTTCCTTTGAATCTACTTCTTCACCATCGGAGTCGTAGAACTTAGGGATGACGCTTTCTGTAAAGTTGCTTGTAACACCTGTGATGTTTGCTGAAGCAACAACTTTATCAATTGTAGAAACAACATCCTCAGGACCTGTAACTGTGATAACAGTAGGGCTGCTCGATACAGAATCTACTGTCAGGCCGGTTTCGATGGTACCTGTAGTTTGTGCCTCGATAACAAAACGCTCTGTCTTCTCATCCTCAAGCACTACGTATAGATAGTTTTGCTTGCTTGAAATAGTGATGTAATTTGCATAGGATTTTGCAGCAATTGTAACAGGTATACGTTCTTCATTTTCCAGGCTGTTCATATCTGCAGTAGCAGAAAAGTC
It contains:
- the rfbA gene encoding glucose-1-phosphate thymidylyltransferase RfbA — protein: MKGIILAGGSGTRLYPLTKAISKQIMPIYDKPMIYYPLSTLMLAGIREVLIISTPRDLPVFEELLGDGSQLGMDIQYAVQEAPNGLAEAFIIGADFIGKDAVALVLGDNIFYGQSFSKVLQTAAHRTETEPGATIFGYYVRDPREYGVVEFDENGVAISIEEKPAQPKSNYAVPGLYFYDNSVVEIAKTIKPSARGELEITAVNNEYLNRGNLHVETLGRGFAWLDTGNHDMLLAAAEFVSTFQKRQGMYVSCIEEIAFKRGFINKEQLLKLAEPLMKTEYGKYLVDVSNGL
- the rfbB gene encoding dTDP-glucose 4,6-dehydratase: MRTYLVTGGAGFIGSNYIHYMFKKYDNEIRIINVDKLTYAGNLENLKDVENRDNYTFVKADICDKEAIRKIFAENDIDRVVHFAAESHVDRSIKNPEVFVQTNVLGTAVMLNCAKEAWELPDGTFKEGKKFLHVSTDEVYGSLPDDDNAFFYETSPYDPHSPYSASKASSDMLVKAYMDTYKFPANITNCSNNYGPYQFPEKLIPLIINNALQGKDLPVYGDGKNVRDWLYVEDHAKGIDMVQEQGKLFETYNIGGHNEKQNIQIIHIILDTLQEMLPEGDPRKELVSENLIKYVTDRKGHDRRYAIAPDKIKEAVGWYPETCFEEGIKKTIKWFFEHEEWMKNVTSGDYQKYYTDMYSGK
- the glf gene encoding UDP-galactopyranose mutase, translating into MKKYDYLVVGAGLFGAVFAYEAMQRGKSVLVIDRRNHIAGNIYTKEEDGINVHVYGAHIFHTSDKKIWEYMNQFAEFNNYINSPVAVYGDELYNLPFNMNTFSKMWGIKTPAEAKAKIADQIKELNITEPKNLEEQALSLVGTDVYEKLIKGYTQKQWGRPCDELPAFIIKRLPLRFTYDNNYFNDRFQGIPMGGYTQIVEKMLQGADVVLEQDFFDMVGGVENAPKSTEGTLNDGSQVSWNKLVFTGQIDEYYNSCYGDLEYRSVRFETEKIDCDNYQGNAVVNYTAADVPYTRIIEHKHFEFGTQPTTIISKEYSSEWQPGVEPYYPVNNDKNNAVYEEYAKLASSESGVIFGGRLGQYKYYDMDKVVMAALSVVEEEF
- the rfbC gene encoding dTDP-4-dehydrorhamnose 3,5-epimerase; amino-acid sequence: MAITVEKNVNGIEGLCVITPKVFGDERGYFMETYNENDMKAEGLDYVFVQDNQSASKKGVLRGLHFQKNFPQDKLVRVIKGEVYDVAVDLRQGSATFGKHYGILLSEENKKQFMIPKGFAHGFLVVSDYAEFCYKVTDFYHPNDEGGLMYNDPDIAVQWPIPEGMTEADLILSEKDKVNASFKDYCAERNINA
- the leuA gene encoding 2-isopropylmalate synthase, producing MLNYKRYKANPVLEFPQRTWPNKQITKAPIWCSVDLRDGNQALVEPMNVDEKMELFDLLLKLGFKEIEIGFPAASQIEFDFLRQLVKENKIPSDVKVQVLSQCREELIDRTFEAIQGIPNVIFHIYNSTSTLQRDVVFNADKDEIIEIAKAGTQMVKDRLDRYNGNLQLEYSPESFTGTEVEFALDICTAVQDTWNHATDAPIIFNLPATVEMNTPNVYADQIEWMSTHFKDRENIILSIHPHNDRGTGVAITELGLLAGADRVEGTLLGNGERTGNVDILTIAYNMFSQGVNPELELDDIKEIVEVCERVTKMPTDARHPYAGELVFTAFSGSHQDAINKGVAAMRNRQNMYWEVPYLPIDPADIGRKYEPVVRINSQSGKGGVAFVMDTVYGYKLPKKMQREFADVVQYISEKQGGEVTPQRIMEAFKSQYLENKEPLTLEYVVIKDDKDTDDTVAILDFSYHGEKFHSEAEGNGPIDAVKLAIKQCIPELDFSLIDYTEHTLAQAQGSGAKAAAYIEMRDERHGNTTFGVGVSSNITRASIRSMFSAYNRLIAKAKDI
- the rfbD gene encoding dTDP-4-dehydrorhamnose reductase, which gives rise to MRKILVTGCNGQLGRAIQKEYGTEVEFILTDVVEGEKISPLNIMDLEEVLSFVEDKKPDVIINCAAATNVDGCEKDWDFAYKLNALGPRNLAIAASKVGAKLVHVSTDYVFPGNATKPITEFDQPAPISAYGKTKYEGEKFVQQFADKWFIVRTAWLYGDGKNFVKTMLSLAETHDELSVVCDQLGSPTSAVELARMIHHLEPTENYGIFHGTCEGDTNWADFTEEIFKLKGINVKVNHVTSEEYKKMNPASADRPHYSILDNYMLRLTSGYKMADWKDALREYLA
- a CDS encoding HPr family phosphocarrier protein, which translates into the protein MVSKKVKIVNATGLHLRPAGVLCETAMKYKSKVTFTTDNHYEANAKSVLGVLGACVKAGEEITIICDGDDENEALEDIISSIESGLGE
- a CDS encoding GH25 family lysozyme, with protein sequence MEELWESLKFFIASHKAASIAVASAVGVTAAGAGGYGVYNLVTDDEEPVEVVEVTEQAANNDVYIPEFVNVKITSESLEKDLTIYISDENDNPITGIPFEVKLLTEENAESLQSYVDAIKDIDAQIAEYTKDYDFSTDTEETGSEEESDALPVDGEEIDFSKDDSEESSEDSSEDTTETASNEATVTIPTNSFQIMQILQDRNAAVTVTDENGDVVETQTGDISSDPLYLLYLDKETAVQAYTVAVNEAEGTVYTDDDMDGVITQTEMEPGDYVLCLVNDLDTEVSYEPTTYTTAANVKDKVEFKVQKEITKQIKKDVASEDGQKAAAAEVPVENKLTDTVEYVESKKVENGSGEVKQAEAVAPKSTASTSKAAAKSGGITKVTHDVVKTASRYLRTKGYVAAASKLDYIDALMMKATMVATVSDEGGQSADKADDTANTETGGTPTTDTGNTGNTGNGSGSGSAGGSDAGNDSGSGSAGGSDAGNGSGSGSAGGSTGGTESGSGSQTPASKPKHTITVKYVDEAGNEISGYNAITETKEEGATYEYVAPTITGYTLTSTTPAKGTVGTSDITVTFTYKKTTTTTTKEEATLDMSYSAGTFTIKASANVGNVTINGAAVTMSNGSGTFKVTKDGDYTLKGVATFSDGATDSTLAVTYTVSGYGSGDSTEKLKDAAGNQLYVDEQCTKEATAADYEKGKKFYYKEASYTYYGWQSIDGNTYYFDKNGNKVTGTQVIQGVSYDFGTDGVLANKGTGIDVSKYQTNIDWSQAKSAVSFAIVRCGYRGMYDGQLHEDPYFYKNMSGAKANGVSVGVYIYSTALNEAEAVQEASMAVAMAQKAGGCSYPIFIDMEDKVRGQGSLSTAQRMAILNAFVSTVQSSGYKAGVYCSKNWMISLMDANSIPGSCSVWIAQYNTQCTYSGRKNIWQYSSKGSVPGIKGYVDMNKSF